The DNA window TGCTCGGGGCTAGCCAGCCTATCGCCGCGCGGGGAGCAGCAGCCACACCGGCTGTGTCGGGATCGTCTCCGCTCGACCGCCGACTTCACCGTGTCGGTGCCGTCGCGCACACTGGTCGCTGTGAGAACGGTGCTGGTACCCCACGGCGACGGTGCCACGGTGATCCGGACCGACGAGTCCGGCGAGCCGGTGGGGCCGCCGCAGCGCACCCGCGACGTGGCCGCAACCGTCCGCGACCTCGAGGCGACGGACCGGCCGCGCTGGGTGTTCGAGGACTCCGCCCGGGTGTGTCCGCCGCTGCTGGCGGCGGGCGTGCGGGTGGCACGGTCCCACGATCTGCGGCTCACCGGCGCGTTGCTCGACGTGCGGGCCGGCCGGGCCGCCTCCGTTCCCGACGTTCCGGTCGACGAGCGGCCGGGCTTGTTCGACGCGGTACCGGCCCCCGCCCCGGAGGCCGTCGTCGAGCGGCACCGGCGCCAGGTGGCGGCCGTGGCACACGATCCGCGTCTGCGTCTGCTGGTGGCCGCCGAGTCCGCGGGCGGTCTCGCGGCGGCCGAGATGAGTCATGACGGGCTGCCGTTCTCCACCGACGCGCACCTGGCGCTGCTCGGGCGGGCCCTCGGTCCGCGCACCCCGGACCACATGCTGCCCGTGCGCCTGCACGAGGTCGCCGACGAGGTCTCCGCGGCCTTCGGGCGCCAGGTCAATCCGGCGTCCCAGCCCGAGGTGGTGGCGGCGTTCGCGCGGCAGGGCATCGAGCTGAATTCCACCCGCAAGTACCTGTTGCGCGAGATCGATCATCCGGCGGTGGAACCGCTGCTGCGCTATCGCGATCTGGCGAAGCTGCACGCCGCCAACGGCTGGACCTGGCTCGACATGTGGGTGCGCGGCAACCGGTTCCGGCCCGTGTACGTGCCGGGTGGGGTGGTGTCGGGTCGATGGGCGAGCCGCGGCGGCGGTGCGCTCCAGATTCCGAAGGCGTTGCGCTCGAGCGTGCTCGCCGATCCCGGTCACACGTTCGTGATCGCCGATGCCGGGCAACTCGAGCCGCGCATCCTCGCGGCGATGTCCGCCGACCCCCGGATGACGGCTGCCGCCGGGGCCGACGACCTGTACGCCCTCGTCGCCGCGGAGGCGTTCGGCGGTGACCGCGCCAAGGCGAAGGTCGCGATCCTCGGCGTTCTCTACGGTGCCACCGCGGGCGCGGCGCGATCACTTCTGGCGTTGCTGCGCAAACGTTTTCCGGTGGCAGTGCAGCTGGTCGAGGACGCCGCCCGGGCCGGTGAGCGCGGTGAGGTGGTGCATTCGTGGCTCGGCCGCGCGTGCCCCCCGCCGCCCGATGCGTGGTGGTCGAACGGGGACACGCACGCCCGCGGCCGGTTCACGCGCAACTTCGTGGTGCAGGCCACTGCTGCCGAGTGGGCGCTGTGTCTGCTCGCGGATCTGCGGCGCCGGTTGGCCGCGTCCCCGGAGGACGGGGAGCTGGTGTTCTTCCAGCACGACGAAGTGGTGGTGCACACGCGCCGGCCCGGTGCGGCGGTCCCGCACGTCCTCGCGGCGGCGGAGTCTGCGACCCGACTGTTGTTCGGCGACACCGCCGTCCGCTTCCCCATGGACGTGCAGGTTCGGGAGTGTTACGCCGACCCCGAGGAGTAGGCGCGGGCGTCATCCCCACAGCGGCATCGGGGGAACGGGCTTGCCCAGCACCACATCGCGTACCACCGACCAGAAGTCGCGGACGTGCGCGCGGACGGGTGCACTCTCCGGCCCCAGCACCTTGTAGACGAGCCCGGCGTCGTGCGGAAGCCGGCTCGCGCCGGCGACCACGGATCGCCCGCTCCGTCCCGATGCGATCCGGTCGAGGACGGACTCCCAGTGCTTCCGTGGGGTCAACAGCACCACGTTGGCCAGGACGTCGAAACCGCGCATGACGCCCGTCGAGCGCACGGACCGACGTGGCGGCTCGACAAGGAGTTTCTCCGTGAACAATGCGCCGCCGCCCGGCCGAGCAGCGGTGACGGTGGCCGAGTACAGGTCGTACTCGAACATCTCACCGCCGTGGTGCTTGCGTCCCGGCATCACGATCTCCGAGAACAGCAGTGTCGCCGAGGGAGCGATCGTGATGTCGGTTCGGACGTAGAAGCGCGATCGCCGGTGCGGGATCGTCATCGCCGGCATCAGCTCCAGGTAGGAGTTCCCGGCGAGCGACACCGTCTGCAGCTGGGCCGCGAAGTTGGCATCCATCGCGTGCACCTTCGTGGCCGACTGGGTGGTCACGTGCGCCATCGCACCCGGCCCCATCTCGATGTCCACGTGGAGCCGGTCGCCCTGCAGCACGCACCCGGACGTGGAGACGATGTACACGCACGGCAGGCCGGGCACCGCCTCGTCCCAGTAGAGCGCCTGCTGCACCAGCAGCGGCGCCTCGCGGTACACGTGCGACAGGACCGACCGCGTCCCCCGGTCCTCGAAGCGCAGGTCGAGCATGCCGGTCTTCGCGGCCCGGCCGGCCGGGGCCTGCCGCGGCTCGTCCTGGTAGGGAGCCAGCTCCGGGACCGTCGGGACCGGTCGCGGCCTCACCGCGCCGCCTCGGCCGCGCCCGGGCTGTCGAACAGGACCCCCTGGACGATCCGCTCCACCACGTCGGGGATCCCGGCTCCGGTCATGCAGTTGGTGAAGACGAACGGCTTGTCGCCGCGCATGAGGGCCGAATCGCGGGCCATCACGTCGAGATCCGCGTGCACGTACGGTGCGAGATCGGTCTTGTTGATCACCAGGATGTCCGATTGCGAGATACCGGGACCGTTCTTGCGGGGAATCTTGTCGCCCGCCGCCACGTCGATGACGTAGACGAAGTAGTCCACCAGTGCGGGGCTGAAGGTCAGGGTCAGGTTGTCGCCGCCGCTCTCGATGAACACCACGTCGGTGTCGGGGAACGCGCGTTCCATCTCCTCCACGGCGGCGAGATTCATGCTGGGATCCTCACGGACCGCGGTGTGCGGGCAGGCCCCGGTCTCGACGCCGACGATCCGCTGCTCGACGAGGACACCCGCGAGGGCCCGGCGCACGTGCTTGGCGTCCTCGGTGGTGACGACGTCGTTGGTGATCACCAGCACTTTCGTCCCGCGGGCGACGAACTGGGGCGTGATCGCCTCGATGAGGGCCGTCTTGCCCGAGCCGACGGGTCCGCCGACTCCGATACGCGTGGTCTTCTTCATGTCCGCCCTCCTAGTTCATGAACATCCGGACGTGTGAACGGACGTGAATCGCGGCCAGCACGTCGGCGGTGGGGCCGAACGTCGCCATGTCGTCCAGACAGTGGCCGGCCACGGCCGCGTAGTCCCGCGCGGTGGTCGCATCGACTTCGAACAGAATGCGCTGGGTGGTCACGTGATCCACCCGCAGTAGCCGTAGCGCGGCGCCCAGTACGGTCGTCGCGGCCCCGTACTGGTGCGCGGCGAACGCATCCTCCTCGGGGCAGTGCATCGCCGCGAAGGTGACTCCCAACGCTGCCGGATACGTCCCGGGGGTCTTCCCCTCGCCGATCGCCGCGAGCCACGTCCCGAGCGTGGCCCCGCCGACCAGGACCTCGCCCAGTTCGGTGAGCTTCCTGCCCATCCGGGTCGACATGGCCCGGCCTTCCTCGTTCAGCTTCCGTTGCAGCACGGCTCGGTCCGCGGCGACGACGCGGTCGAAGTCAAAGTCGCTCGCACCCCGGTGGGCGGCCAGCACGGCGATGCCGTCGCACGTGGCGGCCTGGTGCACCGTCGTGAACACGTACTCGCGCAGCGACTCCGCGTCCGTCACGACGGATTGGGACACCGCCGCCTCGAGACCGTTGGAGAAGGAGAACGCCCCGACGGGAAACATCGAATCCGCGAACTGCGTCAACCGCAGCATCCGCGTGATCGGGTCCGGTGCCGCCCGGCGGGCAGCGTCATCCCGGCGGGGCATGGGTGTGCCCTTCGCCCTCACGCGCGGCCGCAGCGAACAGTCGGCGCGCCTCGTGCGGCGCCAGGTACGGAATCACCTGGGCGCCGGGCCGGAACTCGTACTCGATGCCCTCGAACGCGTGCGTGCGCATCACCGAACCCATCACGGTCTTGTCCACGGTCAACGGCACGTACACCGTGGTGTCCTTCACCACGGCCGGCCAGTGCTGGTTCCCGATCGCGTGCCCCAATTCCAGGCAGGTGCGCAGTCCGGTCTCCGGCGGCGCGTCACGCAGGCCGGACAGGTCGATCGCCATCACGTCGGCGAGCTCGATCCGTGCGACCACGAGGGTGTCGTCGTCCGTGTCGCGGGCCAGGATGTCGCCGTCCCGGAGCTGGACGCCCCGCTCCAGCGAGAGGGCGATGTCCCGTCCCCCCTGCGTCGTGCGCCGCAACCGGCTCTTCTGCGCCTCCCACTGGTCCAGGACCAGCAGATCGACCGGTGCGGTCTCGCTCCGAGCGTGCCACCGGGGGTCGTCGAGGTTGCCCAGCAACGCGTCCACCCGAACCGGACGGGTGCTGCGGGAGAGGTTCGCATCGGACACCGGACGGCCCCTAACTGAAGAAGTAGAGCTGGTTGAGCCGAACGGATTCCGCAGGTTCGACGTACACGTGTTCACCGTCGGCCTTCACCGCGAACGTCTCCGGATCCACCTCGATGCGCGGTGTGGCGGTGTTGCGGAGCAGATCTCGCTTGGTGACCGTACGGGTCCCCTCCACCGCGGTCACTTTTCGCTCGAGCCCGAGGCGATCGCGGATGCCGCCGTCGAGCGCGGCGCGGGAGACGAACGACACCGAGCACTCGGCGAGAGCCTTGCCGTAGGCGCCGTACATCGGCCGGTAGACGACGGGCTGCGGCGTGGGGAGCGAGGCGTTGGCGTCACCCATCGCATACCAGTTGATCATCCCGCCCTTGATCACCATCTTCGGTTTGGCTCCGAAGAAGCCGGGCTCCCACAACACGAGGTCCGCCATCTTGCCGGCGGCCACGGAACCGAGCACGTGCGAGACGCCGAAGGTCAGTGCGGGATTGATCGTCATCTTCGCGACGTAGCGGAGGACCCGGAAGTTGTCGTTGCCCTCGGCATCCTCCGGCAGCTTTCCCCGGGCCCGCTTCATACAGTCCGCGAGTTGCACCGTTCGCAGCCAGGTTTCACCGATCCGCCCCATCGCCTGCGAGTCGCTCGAGACCATCGAGATGACGCCCATGTCCTGCAGGACGTTCTCGGCACCGATCGTCTCGGCGCGTACGCGGCTCTCGGCGAACGAGACGTCCGAGGGCACCTTCGGATTGAGGTTGTGGCACACCATGATCATGTCGAAGAGTTCGGCCTGGGTGTTGATGCCGTAGGGCAGCGTGGGGTCGGTCGACGCCGGCAGCACGTTGTCCTCGCCGGTCACGCGTAGAATGTCCGGAGCGTGACCGCCACCTGCCCCCTCGCTGTGATACGTGTGGATGGTGCGACCCTCGAACGCCGCGATGGTGTCCTCCACGTAGCCGGACTCGTTGAGGGTGTCCGTGTGGATCGCCACCTGGACATCCATGTCGTCTGCGACACGCAGCGCGGCGCGTACCGCCGCCGGCGTCGCCCCCCAGTCCTCGTGGACCTTGAAACCCGCAGCGCCGGCCTCGATCTGCTCGACCAACGACGGCTCTCCGGAGGAGTTCCCCTTGCCCAGCATCCCGATGTTGACCGGAAGCCCCTCGTTGGCCCGGAGCATCATCTCGATGTTCCACGTCCCAGAGGTGATGGTGGTGCCGTTGGTGCCGTCGGTGGGCCCGAACCCACCACCGAACAAGGTCGTCACCCCGTTGCTCAGTGCCGCGTATGCCTGTTGCGGCGCAACGAGATGCACGTGTGAATCGATGCCCGCGGCGGTGAGGATCAGCTGCTCGCCGGAGATCGCGTCCGTGGCCGGTCCCGTCGTGAGTCCCGGTGTGACGCCGTCCATCGTGCCGGAGTTACCGGCCTTCCCGATGCCGGCGATCCGGCCGTCCTTGATGCCCACGTCGGCCTTCACCACACCGAGCACGGCATCGATCACCACCACGTTGGTGATGACCAGATCGAGGGCACCGTCCGCGCTGCAGGAGGTGGCATCCTGGCCCATGCCGTCCCGCAGCGTCTTGCCGCCGCCGTACAGCGCCTCGTCACCGATCGTCCGCAGATCCTCCTCCACCTCGACGAACAGATCGGTGTTGCCGAGCCGGATCTTGTCGCCCTTCGAGGGCCCGAACAGACCCGAGTACTCGAGCCGCGAGATCTTGGTCATGCGCCGTACCCTTCGCGCGTCGGGGACCGCCGTGGCCCGTCGGTCGTCAACCGGTTTCGAAGCCGTATTCCTTCGCCAGCGCCACCGCTCTGGCCAGCCGGGGGCGGTACGAGGCGTGCGTGGGTCCCCAGCCGTCGACGAATCCGTTGAAGCCGTGGACCCGTTGCTTCCCGCCGAACGGCACCAGCGTCACTTCCTTCTCGTCACCGGGCTCGAACCGCACGGCCGTCCCGGCGGCGATGTCCAGTCGCCATCCGAAGGTGGCTTCGCGGTCGAAGGCCAATGCCCGGTTCACCTCCATGAAGTGGAAGTGCGAGCCGACCTGGATCGGCCGGTCACCGGTGTTGCGGACGGTCACCTTCTGTCGCGGGCGTCCGACGTTCAGTTCGACGGGTTCGTCCCGCAGCACGTAACCGCCGACCGGAACCGAAGACCTCTCGGCAGCAGCCACTTCCGCCGAGGGCGAGGCGGCCGGCCGGTCCGCCGCGGCGTCTCGGCCCGCCTTGGCGGACTTACCCGTGCCCGCTCCGTCCGGCCTGCGTTCTCTGCTCGCCTTGCTCGATTTCCCCTTGTTCGATTTCCCCTTGCTCATCACTGCGGCCCGTCCGCTCGTTCGTGGATCGGCGAATGCACCGTGACCAGCCGGCTCCCGTCGAGGAACACCGCCTCGACCTGCACTCGCGGGATCAGTTCCGGCACGCCCTCCATGACGTCGTCAGCCGTGAGGACGTGCGACGCGTCGGCCATCACCTCCTCGAGGGTCTTGCCTTCCCGCGCGCCCTCGAGGGCCGCTGCCGAGATCACGGCGACGGACTCGGGATGATTGAGCTTGAGGCCCTTGGCCTTACGTCTGAGTGCGACCTCGGCAAGCATGAGAAGGGTCAGTTTGTCGAGTTCACGCGGCGTCAAATGCATGCCGGCCTCCTGTGCGTGACAGGACCACGCTACGTCAGAACTGGTGCCGTTCTCAGGCGTTGCAGGGCTCGAGGACATAACGAGACGAGGACTTCTCGGCGCTCCCGTCGGCACCCATCGTCATCGGGACGGTCCGTGCGGGCCGGCGCGGGTCGACACCAGTGTCAGCGCCGCGATGCGGCGGCCGTCCAGTTCCTCGACGAGCAGCCGCCACCCGTCCACATCGACGCGGTCGTGAACGCGCGGCATCCGTTGGAGGCGATGCAGAACGTACCCGGCGATCGTCTCGTACGGACCGTCGGGCAGGACGGCGCCGGTCTGCCGCTCGAAGTCCTCGACCAGCAGGGTGCCGTCGATCCGCCGCTCCCGCGTTCCCTCGGGCGTCGTGGGCGCCGCCGGAGGCGGATCGAACTCGTCGCCGATCTCGCCCACGACCTCCTCCACGATGTCCTCGACGGTCGCGATGCCCGCGGTGCCGCCGTACTCGTCGACGACGAGCAGTATCTGCGCGTTGTCCCGGCGCATGAGCGCGAGCGCGGCGAGCGCCGGCTTGGACCCGGGAAGCGCGAGGATCGGCCGGCACATGTCCCCGACGGTGCCCGTGAGATCGGGATCGGCGAGCTGGAGGTCGCGGACGTGCACGAAGCCGACGACGTCGTCGAGCGAGGACCCCACCACCGGATAGCGACTGTGGCCCGACGCGAGCGTCTCGGCGCGCGCATGCCGCAGCGGAGTGTCGGCGGCGAGGAAGTCCACCTCGGTCCGCGGCCGCATCACCTCCGTGAGGCTGCGCCGGCCGGCGTCGAACACTTCGGCGAGAACGCGGCGCTGCTCGTCGGCGATACCGCCGTGCCCCAGCACCTGGTCCCGCAGTTCGGCCGGTGTCATCTCCTCGCTCCTGCGCCCGGGATCGCCGCCCAGAACCCGCACCAGCGCATCGGTGGACACCGACAGCAGCCAGATCACCGGGCGGACGATCGTCGCGAAGCGGTCCAGCGGCGGGGCGGTCACCCACGCGACACCGGTCGCGTTCTGCAACGCGATGCGCTTGGGCACCAGTTCGCCCAGCACCAGCGACAGGTACGAGATCACCAACGTGGTGACGATCAGCGCCACCGCGTGGGCGGCCGACGTCGACAACCCCCATCCCTGCAGCACCGGCACCACGCTCGGCGCGAGTTCGGACGCCCCGTACGCCGCGGAGAAGAATCCCGCGACGGTGACTCCGATCTGCACCGACGAGAGGAACCGGTTGGGGTCACGGGCCAGCGCCGCGGCCCGCGCGCCGCGCCGGCTGCGCTGCTCGAGCGCTCGGATCTGCCCCTCCTGCAGCGAGACCAGCGCGATCTCGGTGGCCGCGAAGAGTCCGCCCACGAGGACGAACACGACGACCAGGACAATGTTGACGAGCATCTCGCCGACCGTCACGGCGACCACCGCGGGCCAGTTCGTCGGTGGCGGGCCATGTTTCCTTCACCTCGCGAACGCAGACGCACGCACCACCCGAGACTATCGTCGGGAAGCGACACCGTATCCGCTACGGCCACAACGATATCGGAGGTTGATCATGAGACTTGACGGAAAGGTCGCGATTGTCACCGGCGGGGCGGGCGGCATCGGCCGGGGCATCGTGCGCGCGTTCACGAAGGAGGGCGCCAAGGTGCTGGTCGTCGACATCAACGACGAGGCCGGCCGGGCGATCGAGTCCGAGCTGGGTGACGCGGTGCGCTACCTCCACGCCGACATTTCGCAGGAGTCCAGCGCCGGGGACATCCGCGCAGCTGCGGTCGACGCCTTCGGATCGGTGAGTGTGCTGGTCAACAACGCGCACGCGTCCCGGCAGGCCCCGCTGCTCGAGACCACGCAGGAGATGATGGACCTGTCGTTCGGGACCGGCTTCTACCCCACGTTCTGGCTCATGAAGGCGTGCTACGAGCAGTTGAAGGCGGCGCGCGGCTCGGTGATCAACTTCGCTTCCGGCGCGGGCATCGACGGTCAACCCAACCAGGCGTCCTACGCCGCCGCGAAGGAGGCGATCCGCGCGATCAGCCGCGTGGCCGCCAACGAGTGGGCGGCCGACGACATCAACGTCAATCTCATCTCCCCCCTGGCACTCACCGAGGGCATAGAGGCGTACATCGCGGCCAACCCGGGAGTGGAGGAGGCACTGCTGGCACGCACCCCGCTGCACCGCTTCGGCGATCCCGAGTCGGACGTCGGACGGGTCGCGGTGTTCCTCGCCAGCGCCGATGCCTCCTACATCACCGGGCAGACGATCATGGTGGACGGCGGCAGCATCAAACTTCGCTGAGACCCCTCGTACGCTGCGCGGCGCGTGTTGTACTGGTCTGCATTGGTTGTCCGGCTGCGAATCGTACGAGGAGCCACCGATGACGAGAGTGGAGTCCACCGGCGGTACCCCACCCGGCACGGCTTCCCGCGCTCGTCGCGGCTGGCCCGTGTTCACGATCGTCGCGATCGCGATAGTCGCGTTCTTACTCGGGGGGCTCGGGGGCTCGTTCCAGGGCAAGCTCGCCGAGGTCCAGAAGAACGACAACGCGTCCTACCTGCCCGGTTCGGCGGAGTCGACCGTCGTGGCGAACGAGTCCGCGAAGTTTCTGAAGGTCGAGACCGTCCCCGGTGCGGTGGTGTTCCATCGCGACGGCGGCCTCACCGACGAGGACAAGGCGGCCATCGACCGCGCCCGGATCTCGATGGCATCCGTCGAGGGGGTGGATGGCGACAGCGTCACCCCCACCCAGTACTCGACCGACGGCACCACGGCGGCGGTGCTCGTGCCGTTGATCGCCAAGGAGAACGGCACCACGCTCAACGGCGAACAACTCGCCGGCGCCGAGCAGGAGGTCCTGGAGGCGGCACAGAACGCCGTGTCCACCGAGGTGGAGGTGTTGCCCGCCGGGCCGGGCGGTCTGCTCGTGGCCTTCATCGACGCCTTCGAGGGTCTCGACAGCACGCTGCTCGCAGTGGCGCTGCTGGTGGTGATCCTCATCCTGCTGGTGGTCTACCGCTCGCCCGTGCTGTGGTTCTTCCCGCTGTTCTCGGCGCTGCTCGCGCTCGGACTGTCGTCGATGGTGATCTATCTGCTCGCCGACCACGAGATCCTCACCCTCACCGGCCAGAGCCAGGGCATCCTGTTCGTCCTGGTGATCGGCGCCGGCACGGATTACGCGCTGTTGTTGATCGCGCGGTACCGGGAGGAACTGCACTTCCACGACAACCGCTTCGACGCCATGACCAAGGCTTGGCGGGAGTCCGCGCCCGCGATCACGGCGTCGGCGGTCACCGTCATTCTCGGCCTGCTGTGCCTGAGCTTCTCGCAGCTCAATTCGAACAAGAGCCTCGGACCGGTCGCGGCCATCGGCATCGCGTGCACCTACATCGTGATGATGACGTTCCTCCCGGTCGCGCTGGCAGCGACCGGCCGCTGGGTGTTCTGGCCGCGCAAACCCCGGGTGGACGGCGCGACCGACGTTGCGACCCACGGCCTGTGGGCACGCATCGCCGACACGGTCGGACGCCGCGACCGGCCCGCGTGGATCGGGGCGGCGGCCCTGCTGGCCGTGTTGTTCGCCGTCGGAATCGGCAGTCTGCAGACCGACGGCCTCACGGCCACCGAGAACTTCACCAACGAGCCGGACGCGGTGCGTGGGCAGGCGCTGTACGACGCGAACTTCGATCAGGGCGCGGGTGCCCCGGCTGTCGTCACCACGAACGCGTCGAGTGTCGACGCCGTGATCGCGGCTGCGAGCGGTGTCGAGGGGGTGCGGCAGGGGCCGGGTTCGGTGTGCGTGCAGGTGGACATCGAGAAGGTCAAGTCGCTGTTGCAGAACTCCGGCGGCAATGCGGCTCAGCAGTTGCCGCCCGGGTGCCCGCCCGCACTGCTGAACGTCGCCCCCATCGACGGGCGCACGATCGTCAATGTGGCGCTGGTCGATTCGTACGATTCGCCCCAAGCGCTGCGGACGGTCGAGCGTCTGCGCGACACGCTGCACGCGGTGCCGGGCGCGGACGCGCTCGTCGGCGGGAGTTCGGCCGCGACGCTGGACGTCCAGACCGCCTCGGTGCACGACCGCAACCTGATCATCCCGATCGTGCTGGTCGTGATCTTCGTCGTGCTGGCGATCCTGCTCCGGGCACTGCTGACACCGCTGATCCTCATCGGGACCGTGGTTCTGAGCTTCGCGGCGACCCTGGGCGTGTGCGGGTTCTTCTTCACCCACGTCTTCCACTTCGCCGGGGCCGACCAGTCGTTCCCGCTG is part of the Rhodococcus sp. SGAir0479 genome and encodes:
- the ureE gene encoding urease accessory protein UreE (involved in the assembly of the urease metallocenter; possible nickel donor), translating into MSDANLSRSTRPVRVDALLGNLDDPRWHARSETAPVDLLVLDQWEAQKSRLRRTTQGGRDIALSLERGVQLRDGDILARDTDDDTLVVARIELADVMAIDLSGLRDAPPETGLRTCLELGHAIGNQHWPAVVKDTTVYVPLTVDKTVMGSVMRTHAFEGIEYEFRPGAQVIPYLAPHEARRLFAAAAREGEGHTHAPPG
- a CDS encoding bifunctional 3'-5' exonuclease/DNA polymerase, which codes for MRTVLVPHGDGATVIRTDESGEPVGPPQRTRDVAATVRDLEATDRPRWVFEDSARVCPPLLAAGVRVARSHDLRLTGALLDVRAGRAASVPDVPVDERPGLFDAVPAPAPEAVVERHRRQVAAVAHDPRLRLLVAAESAGGLAAAEMSHDGLPFSTDAHLALLGRALGPRTPDHMLPVRLHEVADEVSAAFGRQVNPASQPEVVAAFARQGIELNSTRKYLLREIDHPAVEPLLRYRDLAKLHAANGWTWLDMWVRGNRFRPVYVPGGVVSGRWASRGGGALQIPKALRSSVLADPGHTFVIADAGQLEPRILAAMSADPRMTAAAGADDLYALVAAEAFGGDRAKAKVAILGVLYGATAGAARSLLALLRKRFPVAVQLVEDAARAGERGEVVHSWLGRACPPPPDAWWSNGDTHARGRFTRNFVVQATAAEWALCLLADLRRRLAASPEDGELVFFQHDEVVVHTRRPGAAVPHVLAAAESATRLLFGDTAVRFPMDVQVRECYADPEE
- a CDS encoding urease accessory protein UreD — protein: MRPRPVPTVPELAPYQDEPRQAPAGRAAKTGMLDLRFEDRGTRSVLSHVYREAPLLVQQALYWDEAVPGLPCVYIVSTSGCVLQGDRLHVDIEMGPGAMAHVTTQSATKVHAMDANFAAQLQTVSLAGNSYLELMPAMTIPHRRSRFYVRTDITIAPSATLLFSEIVMPGRKHHGGEMFEYDLYSATVTAARPGGGALFTEKLLVEPPRRSVRSTGVMRGFDVLANVVLLTPRKHWESVLDRIASGRSGRSVVAGASRLPHDAGLVYKVLGPESAPVRAHVRDFWSVVRDVVLGKPVPPMPLWG
- a CDS encoding urease subunit gamma encodes the protein MHLTPRELDKLTLLMLAEVALRRKAKGLKLNHPESVAVISAAALEGAREGKTLEEVMADASHVLTADDVMEGVPELIPRVQVEAVFLDGSRLVTVHSPIHERADGPQ
- a CDS encoding urease subunit alpha codes for the protein MTKISRLEYSGLFGPSKGDKIRLGNTDLFVEVEEDLRTIGDEALYGGGKTLRDGMGQDATSCSADGALDLVITNVVVIDAVLGVVKADVGIKDGRIAGIGKAGNSGTMDGVTPGLTTGPATDAISGEQLILTAAGIDSHVHLVAPQQAYAALSNGVTTLFGGGFGPTDGTNGTTITSGTWNIEMMLRANEGLPVNIGMLGKGNSSGEPSLVEQIEAGAAGFKVHEDWGATPAAVRAALRVADDMDVQVAIHTDTLNESGYVEDTIAAFEGRTIHTYHSEGAGGGHAPDILRVTGEDNVLPASTDPTLPYGINTQAELFDMIMVCHNLNPKVPSDVSFAESRVRAETIGAENVLQDMGVISMVSSDSQAMGRIGETWLRTVQLADCMKRARGKLPEDAEGNDNFRVLRYVAKMTINPALTFGVSHVLGSVAAGKMADLVLWEPGFFGAKPKMVIKGGMINWYAMGDANASLPTPQPVVYRPMYGAYGKALAECSVSFVSRAALDGGIRDRLGLERKVTAVEGTRTVTKRDLLRNTATPRIEVDPETFAVKADGEHVYVEPAESVRLNQLYFFS
- a CDS encoding SDR family NAD(P)-dependent oxidoreductase — translated: MRLDGKVAIVTGGAGGIGRGIVRAFTKEGAKVLVVDINDEAGRAIESELGDAVRYLHADISQESSAGDIRAAAVDAFGSVSVLVNNAHASRQAPLLETTQEMMDLSFGTGFYPTFWLMKACYEQLKAARGSVINFASGAGIDGQPNQASYAAAKEAIRAISRVAANEWAADDINVNLISPLALTEGIEAYIAANPGVEEALLARTPLHRFGDPESDVGRVAVFLASADASYITGQTIMVDGGSIKLR
- the ureG gene encoding urease accessory protein UreG; this translates as MKKTTRIGVGGPVGSGKTALIEAITPQFVARGTKVLVITNDVVTTEDAKHVRRALAGVLVEQRIVGVETGACPHTAVREDPSMNLAAVEEMERAFPDTDVVFIESGGDNLTLTFSPALVDYFVYVIDVAAGDKIPRKNGPGISQSDILVINKTDLAPYVHADLDVMARDSALMRGDKPFVFTNCMTGAGIPDVVERIVQGVLFDSPGAAEAAR
- a CDS encoding MMPL family transporter, giving the protein MTRVESTGGTPPGTASRARRGWPVFTIVAIAIVAFLLGGLGGSFQGKLAEVQKNDNASYLPGSAESTVVANESAKFLKVETVPGAVVFHRDGGLTDEDKAAIDRARISMASVEGVDGDSVTPTQYSTDGTTAAVLVPLIAKENGTTLNGEQLAGAEQEVLEAAQNAVSTEVEVLPAGPGGLLVAFIDAFEGLDSTLLAVALLVVILILLVVYRSPVLWFFPLFSALLALGLSSMVIYLLADHEILTLTGQSQGILFVLVIGAGTDYALLLIARYREELHFHDNRFDAMTKAWRESAPAITASAVTVILGLLCLSFSQLNSNKSLGPVAAIGIACTYIVMMTFLPVALAATGRWVFWPRKPRVDGATDVATHGLWARIADTVGRRDRPAWIGAAALLAVLFAVGIGSLQTDGLTATENFTNEPDAVRGQALYDANFDQGAGAPAVVTTNASSVDAVIAAASGVEGVRQGPGSVCVQVDIEKVKSLLQNSGGNAAQQLPPGCPPALLNVAPIDGRTIVNVALVDSYDSPQALRTVERLRDTLHAVPGADALVGGSSAATLDVQTASVHDRNLIIPIVLVVIFVVLAILLRALLTPLILIGTVVLSFAATLGVCGFFFTHVFHFAGADQSFPLFAFVFLVALGIDYNIFLMTRVREETLTRGTRPGVLRGLAVTGGVITSAGVVLAGTFAVLGVLPLVFLAEVGFAVAFGVLLDTIVVRSVLVPALSHDIGKPIWWPSKLARAQDRTDRTDPTDRTDRTV
- a CDS encoding urease subunit beta, whose protein sequence is MSKGKSNKGKSSKASRERRPDGAGTGKSAKAGRDAAADRPAASPSAEVAAAERSSVPVGGYVLRDEPVELNVGRPRQKVTVRNTGDRPIQVGSHFHFMEVNRALAFDREATFGWRLDIAAGTAVRFEPGDEKEVTLVPFGGKQRVHGFNGFVDGWGPTHASYRPRLARAVALAKEYGFETG
- a CDS encoding urease accessory protein UreF — protein: MPRRDDAARRAAPDPITRMLRLTQFADSMFPVGAFSFSNGLEAAVSQSVVTDAESLREYVFTTVHQAATCDGIAVLAAHRGASDFDFDRVVAADRAVLQRKLNEEGRAMSTRMGRKLTELGEVLVGGATLGTWLAAIGEGKTPGTYPAALGVTFAAMHCPEEDAFAAHQYGAATTVLGAALRLLRVDHVTTQRILFEVDATTARDYAAVAGHCLDDMATFGPTADVLAAIHVRSHVRMFMN
- a CDS encoding hemolysin family protein encodes the protein MLVNIVLVVVFVLVGGLFAATEIALVSLQEGQIRALEQRSRRGARAAALARDPNRFLSSVQIGVTVAGFFSAAYGASELAPSVVPVLQGWGLSTSAAHAVALIVTTLVISYLSLVLGELVPKRIALQNATGVAWVTAPPLDRFATIVRPVIWLLSVSTDALVRVLGGDPGRRSEEMTPAELRDQVLGHGGIADEQRRVLAEVFDAGRRSLTEVMRPRTEVDFLAADTPLRHARAETLASGHSRYPVVGSSLDDVVGFVHVRDLQLADPDLTGTVGDMCRPILALPGSKPALAALALMRRDNAQILLVVDEYGGTAGIATVEDIVEEVVGEIGDEFDPPPAAPTTPEGTRERRIDGTLLVEDFERQTGAVLPDGPYETIAGYVLHRLQRMPRVHDRVDVDGWRLLVEELDGRRIAALTLVSTRAGPHGPSR